One Bifidobacteriaceae bacterium DNA segment encodes these proteins:
- a CDS encoding MFS transporter: MSTPAASTRSIWRGRLTVLAGLVILGLNLRAAVTTVAPMLALIRADMALSPTTESLIATAPPLMFAAFGALAPLLGRRWGLERVLAGGMGVAAAATVARAVTSDEVVFLITTGLIMAGLGTANVGVPPLIKRYFPDRIGLMTTASTVFLVLGQAIPPTFAVPLADLLGWRWAVGVWAAGAGLAALPWLIQPYRLNRRRRLRGQPKPATAPPQPVKLVRSSLFWGITGLLTCNSAAAYALIGWVPQIVADAGASQPQAALVLSAFTAGSLVPALLAPALTVRLRHPQIAIVVMFLCWTGGLLGFALAPLDGIWWWVVLTRLGDGNYACALTLMNLRTRSSQTLLAVSGFGQAIAYVVAAAATFVFGQLYASTGGWLWPLVLLMSTMPLGLVGGLVACRRGYVEDQADRAALGGRPE, encoded by the coding sequence ATGTCAACACCTGCCGCCTCGACGCGGTCAATCTGGCGGGGCCGCCTGACGGTCCTCGCCGGGCTCGTCATCCTGGGGCTGAACCTTCGCGCCGCCGTCACCACCGTCGCGCCAATGCTGGCCCTCATCAGAGCGGACATGGCGCTCAGCCCCACCACCGAAAGCCTGATCGCCACCGCGCCGCCGCTGATGTTCGCCGCCTTCGGCGCGCTGGCGCCGCTCCTCGGCCGCCGGTGGGGCCTTGAGCGGGTTCTGGCGGGCGGCATGGGCGTGGCGGCCGCCGCCACGGTGGCCAGGGCGGTCACCAGCGACGAGGTCGTTTTCCTGATCACCACCGGACTGATAATGGCGGGGCTCGGCACCGCCAACGTTGGCGTCCCGCCGCTGATCAAGCGCTACTTTCCGGATCGAATCGGGCTGATGACGACGGCATCGACGGTGTTCCTGGTGTTGGGCCAAGCCATTCCGCCAACGTTCGCGGTGCCGCTGGCGGACCTCCTGGGCTGGCGGTGGGCGGTGGGCGTCTGGGCCGCCGGGGCCGGGCTGGCGGCGCTGCCTTGGCTGATCCAGCCGTACCGGCTCAACCGCCGGCGGCGCCTGCGCGGCCAGCCGAAACCCGCCACGGCCCCGCCCCAGCCGGTCAAACTGGTCCGCTCAAGCTTGTTTTGGGGCATTACCGGCCTGCTGACCTGCAATTCGGCGGCCGCGTACGCGCTGATCGGCTGGGTCCCCCAGATCGTGGCGGACGCGGGCGCCAGCCAACCCCAGGCCGCCCTGGTGCTGAGCGCGTTCACCGCCGGGTCGCTGGTGCCCGCCCTCCTGGCGCCGGCGCTGACGGTGCGCCTGCGCCATCCCCAAATCGCGATTGTGGTCATGTTCCTGTGTTGGACCGGCGGCCTGCTCGGGTTCGCGCTGGCCCCGCTGGACGGCATTTGGTGGTGGGTGGTTCTGACCCGACTGGGCGACGGCAACTACGCCTGCGCGCTGACCCTCATGAACCTGAGGACGCGCAGTTCGCAGACCCTCCTGGCGGTGTCCGGATTCGGCCAAGCCATCGCCTACGTCGTGGCTGCGGCCGCCACCTTCGTGTTTGGTCAGCTTTACGCGTCCACCGGCGGGTGGCTTTGGCCGTTGGTCCTCCTGATGTCCACCATGCCGCTCGGCCTGGTGGGCGGCCTTGTCGCCTGCCGCAGGGGTTACGTCGAGGATCAAGCCGACCGCGCCGCCTTGGGCGGGCGCCCGGAATAA
- the groES gene encoding co-chaperone GroES: protein MSVSIQPLEDRIVVTPIEAAAQTASGLYLPDTAKEKPQEGEVVAVGPGRIDDNGNRVPLDVAVGDKVIYSKYGGTEVTFGDVDYLILSARDILAKVV from the coding sequence GTGTCGGTCTCCATCCAACCGCTCGAAGACCGGATCGTCGTGACGCCAATTGAGGCGGCCGCGCAGACGGCTTCCGGTCTCTACCTACCTGACACAGCCAAAGAAAAGCCCCAAGAGGGCGAAGTTGTCGCCGTCGGCCCCGGCCGGATTGACGACAACGGCAATCGCGTCCCGTTGGACGTGGCTGTCGGCGACAAAGTCATCTACTCGAAGTATGGCGGCACCGAAGTCACGTTCGGGGACGTGGATTACCTGATCCTGTCCGCTCGGGACATTTTGGCGAAGGTCGTCTGA